The Rubripirellula amarantea genome includes the window CAGCTTTGCTTCGACTTCGACCCAGCTCGTCAACTCCCAGCCGATTTATCATCACCACACCCAAGTGCATGAGAATCAAGTCCGGCGGAGCAGGCAATGAGACTTCCTGGAGCTACAGACATCGCTAAGAGATCGCGACGTCTTCAAATTGCGGAATGACGTTCTCAATACAACACCGGCTTGCCCTTTTTCATTGATGGAGCTTCAGGATAAAAAACCACGGCAGAAAAGCTCGTCTTGTCGATCCGCACAAGCAACTTCTTACCCATCTTTACGGGGTTAATAGCACAGTACAGTTCAGGCATCGTGATCTGCTTCTTGGAACGAACCCCATACAAATGCTCGAGCTTTATTCCGTTCTCATGGCAGAGTCGAACTGAGTCCCACAATGTTTCCGGCGTACAACCTCTCTTCATTGGTCGTGCCATGTAATTGGCATATCGGATCGCTTGGACGTTTTGAGGCGATCCCTTCTCAAGCGGCCGGAACTCTTTTCTAAGCAAACACTGCTTAGCAAACTCATCGTTCGAACTGATCTTCTTCCGCTCCGACAACCGTGGAAGTTTGGCCTTGTACTTGTTGTCAACATCTCGATCTGGATTCACTTCAACTTTCAGTCGTCTCGCGACCGAGGCGTAACAATCTTTCAACCTCCGATCCAGTTCATCGGCTCCCAATCGACTCGTTGTCACCACACCCATGTGCATATGAATCAGGTCTGACGAAACCTGTCCTGTGCTGTAGTGCGGGACAACATGTATCCCGTAGACAATTGGTCCCAGTGCCTTACTCCGCTGGGTAGGGTGCCACGGGTATGTCGCAGCACGCCTCGCCAACTCCGCCCACGTTCCTCTTAACAACTCGAATGCTGTCCGGACTCCACCACGACAATTGAAAAGTCGCTCGGGCGGAGTGATCAGCATCTTATGAAACAACAGCAACTTGGTATCCAACTCCATTTGGAACTTCGCACTCGCTTCCATGACCTGATGCGATCGTAAGCTGGTAGTTGTCTCCGCACAGTGGCGGCACAGCTTTCGATTGCGACAACGCCACACTGGTATCATCTTCGAATCAAGTTCGCTGTCCCCGGCGAAGAGCATCTGACAACGGAACAACTGATCGGGAAGACCTTTGAACTTCCTACCAAGGTCACGATCTTTCATCATCAACTCCGCCAACTCGGAGTTCTGCCTACACCGCCGACAATGTTTGTCCCATTGCTTTTGAAGGTCGCAACCCGCTTTGGTGACCGCAAGCTCCAAACACTCCGTCAACGAATCGCCCTCTACCCCATACTCCTCTGCGTAATCTTCCTCGTACTCGTACTCGTATTTGCTCTCGAGCATTATCGCTCCGCTTGTTGAACCTGAATCTCCTAACGAACTTCAGTTCGGGTTCTATCCAAAACGCGATTGCGATTCCAACGACTTGAGGTTCCAACCTCTTCTGAGCGTCACTTCTCGTGCCGGGTTTTAAAACCCGGCAGCACAATTAACGCATGCCGGGAACCAACTCTCGATCCCAACCTCCAAAAAACTAGTTGAACGTATGTTGTTGTACGTCCGATAGATAACCACACTAACACTTCACCAAACCAACCATAAACCCAGCGTTTTCCGCGGCCAAATGCTCCTCAACCATGCAAAAAACCCCTCTAAAAACTTTCACCTCTCAAAACACCGTAAAAACCAACACTTCCACTTTCCCCACTAATCCAAAAACACTCCCTCCCTACCCATAAATCCAATACCCAATGCTCACTACACAACAACCTTCTTCCACAACTATTCCCTCTATCCAATCCCCTTACTCAATCCCACTCCTAGGAGCTTCTTTCAACACATCTTCAACGCTTACCTGATCATACTTGCTCTCGTGGGTTTGCTCGACATGATCGCCGCCTGTGGATAGGCAGTGGCTGGTCAGCATGTCAGCACAGGTCGTCTGGCAATTCGAACGTAGCGGTGGCGGAGAATTTCGATTGAGACTCCATGACGACGTCCTTGTCGTAGGCCAAGAACGAAAAAGGCAGGGACGGCGTAGTGACGTCATCACTTGTTTGAATCAGACGCGACACCGCCCCCGCGTATGCGGGATTGGGAGTTGGAAAGTTGGGAGAACCACTTTGCTCCCCATCTCCTCCACTCCCTGCTGTCCTACGTAATCAACGGAACTTCGGCTCCTCGTGACTTGAGGACAACCGTGAGCCTTGGCAATTCTATTTGCAGTGCGCTGGAGAATTCATGACACCGCACCTCCGGTCTTCATTGGTTCAAGAAGCGTTGGGACAGTAAGAATCACGCTTCCTTTCCCATCGGCAGATGATTGCCGAGCGAACAATCCTATTTCGGGACCGTGGGCAACGCACGCAACCGGCATTGGCCAGCGAAACGATCAAACGATCCACCAATAACCCTTTCGTCGATGGCGACGCCTCCACCTCAAAGCGAACGGGGAAAACCAATCGCCCCGCCGGTGTATTGCAGTGAGGTATCGACCAGTACTGAAACGACTGCCCACCGCTTGGAAGGGCCGTCACTAGGCGAGCACTTGTCCAATTCGAAGCATTGGGACAGCCACTTAGTCTTTCCATTGTGCGAACGTCTCGGTATTCGACCGACTATTTGGTCCACGAACTGCCAGAGTGAGCGTGAATAGAATTGCTTCGAGCAAGGCATCGTTGCGTTGGGCGAGGGTCCGAAGCATTTACAAGGATTTCGGCGACAATGGCTGCAGGGCAATTCATCGATTGACGCCTACCTCCAAAAACGCTTCCACGGCAACGAGCAACCTGACTTCAACGATGGCAAAGCGATGCATACGCCGTCGTGAATACCTCGCTAAGTTTCGCGACCACCCAATGCGTGCCGGGTTTTAAAACCCGGCATGCTCGATACGCCGCCCCGGCCATGAGCTTGACCGGACAAGATTCATCTCATCCGATAACTCCACGCTCCAAACACACGCCTAGAAACTTCGGATCTGCTTCCAATTCTGAACACCCGTCTTTCAAACTTCCCTATGGATTCCCCTGCGAATCAACCTCCTCATACACTTGCCAAATTCATCTCGACTGCTCATTTTTGACTCCCCAAGTCTGACTCTAATCACGCACGCTTTCGTGTACTGCCTAATACGCTTAAGCACGCAGCGGTACGTGTCCGTCATCCCTAACTGGCTATGGAACTTTTCCGGAACTTCCTTTCGCAAAAACTCGCGACGATCGTTCTCACGGATATACGGTCGTGAATGGCGACTCGCATCAGTTACCAGAGCACCACAGTAGATGCGAAGACACTCCAGCACACGCGAAAGCGCAGTCATGAGTCGCCAATTTCGCACTTGGTAATTAGCCAATACGAGATTGACCGGATCTGGAGCCGCAGAACGTCAATCCTGTTTAAGGGCACCTAGGCGATGCTCGGAGTGTAGAGACAGAAGGTTGAAGCCTAAATCGCCATGCCTGGCAGGAATGACGCAGAGTTGGCCTAGGAGAATTGGCCGCGTGCAATACATACGCGGTGGTTGCTCAATGCGAATGCCCCATACGGTACCGGCGCGAACTCGCTGAACTATCCCCGCAGAAATCAGGTCACTACCAAAATTTCGTTTCGCGATCGGAAGTTTCCATCGGAATATCCGTTCGCATCTGTAATCGTTCAGAACGGCGTATGGTCGGGACCTTATGGAAAGCCAGCCCATTTATAAAGCTATTACCGTTGTCTGCGGTAAGTCTTTCCCTAGCTGCTTGGCGACCTGATTAGATAAAAGGTTACTTCAGTGGTAGTGATTTCAAAAACGATTCAACCTCGGCACGCGGAATTCTTCCACAATTTTCCACAGCGATTTTAAGGCTTTTGCGAGTCTCCGAACTCATGGAGATTCGCTGCGGGGCGAAGCCGCTCACCTCATTGAGTTCTCCGGTGGGTAAATAGTAGCCACGATCTACTCGTAGCACTTCGCCGCGACGCTCAAGTTTCGCCAGCACAGACTGACTAGCAGAGGCAAAGTTAACATGTTCGTTACTCAGCAATGGTTTGACATCTGCTTGCAGAAACTTTGCGCGTCGTATACCTCCATAACAGCGAAGGACGATACGAAATGCCTCAGTCATCTCGCAGGACTTCCTAAACTTCCTAGGAACCATTTTACTGATCTGGCGTGACAAATCCGGTTCACTTCCGCGATCGCTAACCCGGCCCACTGTCGACTGCTGCGAACACTTATCGTAGCCAAAGTCCACCGCCGCCTTTAGCAGCGTATCGAGCTGTTTAATTTCTTTCATTCCCAAATCGTGGCAATCTAAGAACGCCGCTCGCAATTGCTCTAACTTCTCGGCTCTCACATGCAAACTCACCGCTTCACCCCGTTTTCAAAGATTTCAATCATGCCCGGCACCAGTGCATGTAAGCAATCTAGCGAGCTCAATTTATGGGGTAAACCACGCTTCTCAGCTTGCCAGAAACTGATGTGACCTGACCAATCATCGAACAGGCTGCACGACACGTTCAGCCCAGCGCGGCCCAACACGCAGTCAATGTCCGTCTATCAAATTATGCGATGTACCCAACCTAGAGGGAGCCTGTGATCCAGAAACTGGATTGCGTCTTAAGGGGGTTAGTCCTTCATCGAAAGACTGCATGACTTTCGAGCCCGCACAAACCCTGACAAGCCAAAGATCGCGAGTATTAAGAACGAGGAGGGCTCCGGAACAACAGATGCCCGAGCGTTGACTTGGTGGGTACCCTCACACCTCATGCGCGAACCCAATTCATAGCTACCCGGAGTGATGCCATCAAATGTGCGACCTCCTGGTAGCAGGAATGAACCCTCGCCAGAAATTGAAAAGTTCTGAAACTCAGTCGCGAACAAAGCGTCATCCGTTCGGAGGAACACTTCATCCGATGTGCCGAGGTCGCTAACAAAATCCAGCGCAACTATTGCTCGCGATTCAGATCTCGTTTCGTTCGTCAGCAGAGCATTTCCAGATAGGCTAGTCGTGAACACGGATCCCAACTGAAAGATATCTTGATTTCTCGCAAAGACAAACACACATCACCGGGCCGGGAGTTTGTTGTTACACACAAGTTTGTCATTTGCCCAATTGTGACGTTGGCTCATCTTTCGGGTCAAGCTAAATTGCTGAGTTCGCGTCACGGATGGATAGGTTGTTTGGTCACGGAGGTGTCAGGCGATGGCAAGTCAGTGGGTCATGGATGAAATGGAAACGGCTGATCTTCGTGATAAGCGACTTGAGCGTCGCTTGGTCGAACTGCTCGATACGCTTTCCCAATCCTCAACGGCGAGCATCCCGGCAGCCTGCCACGACCGCGCCGAGATGGTCGCCGCGTATCGTTTTTTCGACAACGACAAAGTCGGCTTCGAAGAAGTGCTAGCACCCCACATCGACGCCACCTACGCCCGACTCAGGCAACAGAGAGTCGCGTTGTTGGTGCAGGACACCACGGAACTGGACCTGACTCGGCCGAGCAGTGAAGTCGAGGGTGCCGGACCGATGGCGCACGGTCGACGTAGCGGAGCCTTCATGCATNNNNNNNNNNGAAGGTGTGCCCTCTGGTCTACGTAACGCCCGTTCGGATAACGGGTGTGATCACCGGGTCGGGAGAGTCAATCTTACCATTGGCAAAACACTCGCAAGCCCGACTCCGCGTGCATCACGTGGTTATCCGTCCGCATGAACCGAGCAGAGATACCAAGGTGTGTAGGTCCCGTAAGTTTATCACAATCCAACATCGGAAACCCACGCGACCAAAAGTGGAAGCGGCACGAGAAAGGCCCAGCCAAGCAGCGATATGAGGATCGGCGGGGAGCGTTCGTCGATGTACGTACCGCGTAAGTATCCGGTGTATTGGCCCCAGTACTCAGGGAACCAGATGAGCGAAACAGGCCACAGGCAGATGAGCAAAGGCAGCGCAGATCGGAAATAGGCGATGTACGCCAACACGATAGCCAAGGCGAAAACCTTGGAGGGCCGAGGTTGAAGCCCAGTCGAATGCCTGAGTGGTGCAACTACGACGCCGTAAATCAGCAGCGCGCCGACAAAGAGGATTGCAACCGGGCTATCAGTATGGATCATGCATGGCTTGCAGTG containing:
- a CDS encoding PEP-CTERM sorting domain-containing protein, encoding MRCEGTHQVNARASVVPEPSSFLILAIFGLSGFVRARKSCSLSMKD
- a CDS encoding IS4/Tn5 family transposase DNA-binding protein, giving the protein MASQWVMDEMETADLRDKRLERRLVELLDTLSQSSTASIPAACHDRAEMVAAYRFFDNDKVGFEEVLAPHIDATYARLRQQRVALLVQDTTELDLTRPSSEVEGAGPMAHGRRSGAFMH